A stretch of DNA from Lycium ferocissimum isolate CSIRO_LF1 chromosome 4, AGI_CSIRO_Lferr_CH_V1, whole genome shotgun sequence:
ATTTTACTTGTTTACCTTACTGCTGTTATTTGTTACTATTAttattcattttcttgaaaatcctttTAGGAGTATATGAAAACTAGAACTTATATTGTGTACTTGAGGGGTTCCAAGTAAGGAAACTAGAAAGCTTTTGGTGCTTCTAGTCAATGCCTTAAACTGATTCAAACGTGTTGACATGGTTAATTTACAAGGTATGGGGATATCTAGGTTAGATTACATTGTTAACTTTATAGTTACTGAGATGCAATAATTAAGGTCAGCATTTCtaatttttcatccttttcaccCCTCACACCATCCTTTGTTTTTTGCACAACTTTCACATGGTTAAACCAGAGGCAGAGCTGGAGTTCTAGCTACGGGTTCGGCAGAACCAGTAGTTTTGGCTGAAACCCTGTAATTTGTGTTAAAAAATTCACTTAACATGTGTAATTAATTTATCCAGAACCCAATAAACTGCCTTTTCTAGAATCCAGAACCCATAAACTCAAAATGCTTGATCCACCTCTACATGGTTTTGTGGCAAATGGTTGCTTTTGCTAGCTATTTTCCAAATTATCTGTGAACAAGTAATTTTCTCAATATTATCGGAAAGTTGTCTGATATAATCACATTATCAAAATGTTTAGCTTTTTCTGAGGTTTGTGATTGGTCTATAGTGGAATCGCTTAGTGCGTGTTTATGGGGTTTAAATTTTTTCTGATGAGCATACAGTTCTCATGTACCACGACTAGTTTTATTAGTTGCATGCCATTAGTTAATGGATGTGTTTTACCTACTTTGTGTGTCTGTGTTGACCATGTGCAGATTCAATTAATTAGAATACAGTTGAGAGTACCTGAATTTGGTTGGACAACACAAAAGGTTTTCCACCTCATGAACTTTGTCGTAAATGGAGGTAAGACAGAATTAGCATAAGTAACTACTCTTAAACTTTTTGCGTCAGTgattaatttttaaatgtaaTTCTACTTTTCTCAGTTCGTGCAATTGTCTTTGGGTTTCACAAACAAGTGTTTCTGTTCCATCCCAGGGTAAGTTTTGCTGTGTTCATGTTCTGTTACAATAGCATTTGAGAATGTATTTTTACTTGAATATATTTCCTGTTTTATGTTAATTTCCTCCCAGGTTTCTTACCTGTTAATTTTGTTGCTTCTGAAGTTAATATCCCGGTTACTGACTAATCTTATAGTCTAACAGCAATATACTGTCAAAAATTATGTTTGATATGAGCTGCTTCATAACTGTTTGGCGATTAACGTTAACATTTACTCCATGCTAAACCAGGTGTTGACTTTGGTATTATTGGATCTACCGGGCATACTTTTTTTCTCAGCATATACACTCCTTGTTCTATTTTGGGCTGAGATATATCACCAGGCAAGTGAATTTGTTGCATCCTGCAAGCGTAATATTGACCTGTTGATTCTAACTGTTGTCCTTGTATAAATGAGCAGGCTAGAAGTTTACCAACAGATAAGCTGAGAACCTTTTATATTTCAGTAAATGGTGCAATATACTTCATACAGGTTTGCTACATACTTCACCTCCTCATTTGCTAGTAGTTTTTGGATATAAAAAAggggataattacatttttggacaGCTCAAAAGGATAATAGCCGTAAAATGTAATagcttttgtatattaagtaaTATACATCTGTATccacaaatatacataataagTAGTTCATTATTCTTGATTTTTTGGTGAATAGCCTAATAAAGCATCACATACAACGCGTAACTCGAGTCTGTTAGACATCTATCTCAGCATATATAACTGAAAAAATGGTTTTGCATCAGGCTTGTATCTGGGTTTACCTCTGGATAAACGACAATAGCTTTGTGGAATTCATTGGGAAGATATTTATAGCAGGTGAGTCTTTGTATTCATTTTCTCATATATGCTGAAAGTTAGAACTGTTTTCAGAGTTTAAGACTTTCTCATGAATCTATCATTTCATTATATTCGGTGCAGCTGTGTCATTTGTAGCTGCATTAGGCTTTTTGCTGTATGGAGGAAGGTGAATTAACTGCTTATTTCTTGGTGCATTTATCTTCTGAAGCGAAACAACTGATTTTGTATACTTCTTCTTGTGGACTTGATCATTTTACTATCATCAGGTTATTTTCTATGCTGAGACGCTTCCCCATCGAATctaaaggaagaagaaagaagctTCACGAGGTTTGCGCTTTCACCCATTTTTCTTCTTACTACGTGGAAAGAGCTTGTTTCTGTTCCTTGGATTGGTCTAGGGCGGTAAATgcatgtcaattttttttttttttctatataacaAAATTCTCCCTATACCCACCGGTGGGCAAAATGCATGCATGAAAAATTTGCTCATTCTCTTCTGGGACCTTTTAGCTATAACAAAAATTCTAACTTGCTATAATTAACAGCCATATTATTTAAAGTATATGTCAAAATGCATCCACTTTTAAGTACTTTCATTTTTGGGGTTCCTCTACAGATGAACAATCAAGTAACTAAATTtgataaatacaaaaaattcaATTAGATTCTTAGAAAAGATAAGATTCTTGTCATGATTTGTTACCTAATCGAATGCCTATAACTTGCAACGGCATTGGAGCATGAAAAGCATGCATAATATTTCTACACCTACTGACTTCATTGAAACATCTTCTTGGTCAACCTGCTTATTCTAAAAAACGTTCTACTCCTAATAATTGAACTATTCTCTTGCTTATTTAATGCGCTTTTATCAGGCGTGAAGTCTCACTTATATTAGAGTTGAATGCATGCATAAACATTATAGATAATGTGTGGTAGGTCTCAAAATCTCTTACTCTATGATGGTTCACATGGACATGACATTTGCGTTTGATTACAGGTTGGATCTGTAACTGCCATTTGTTTCACTTGTTTCCTCATTAGATGCTTTGTGGTAAGGCTCTTTTTCCCTCTCCGTTTCTCTCCTACTGTTAGCCTTTTAGTTTTTGCTCATTTTATGGTCTCTTAGTGCCATTTAAATTTGTATACTCGTGCATCAAGACAACTCTCTCAGCTCGCACAAGGCACCAAGGTTTAATTTGATTGCTTTTGCAAGTCAGACATTAAATGTTGTAGCTAATTTAATATAACAAGATCTGAGTTATTCCCACTCTTGCCTCCACTCACCTCCGGATAAAGGAAAAACACACACTTATCACATAAAGGCCAAGATATTTGATACTGAAAAGGATTAGGTTTAATACCAACTGTTGCTTTTAGCTTTAGAGTCAAATTGACCTTAATCCCTTAGTAACAGTTCTACGATCAAGTTATCTTTCAAATCGCCCTTGGTTGTTAGTCCCTATGCCACTGGCTGGAGCTTCATTGTTGCTGCTAATCTTTCTCACTGCAGGTTGTTTTATCGGCTTTTGATGCTGATGCATCAGTAGATGTCTTGGACCATCCAGTTCTAAATCTGATATACTACATGGTACACATTGTTTCCTTTTCCATGCTCCTTGGACACCGACCCCcccactctctctctctaagaTGACATTTTTTCTTGTGGCAGCTCGTGGAAATTCTTCCTTCAGCTCTTGTGCTGTACATCCTGCGCAAATTGCCCCCCAAAAGAGTATCTGCTCAATACCACCCCATCCGTTAGCTGCAGCGGACATGTATCTTCGATCCTACAACTTCCGATGGTTGCAGCAATTGAAGTTAGCTGAGTTCTGAAGGAGGTATGGACCTGCAGAAAACGATCCAGGAGTATAAATCGTGGAAGGCGCGGAATAGCTCAATTCTTTTTGCCAGTTGCAGAGATGCTTACATTTCTGTTTCTTTGTGTTTTTGAGGTTTGAAGACGGAAGTTTTAgaattttgtatattaattgAACAAAGAAAATTAGGATAATTATTCTCATCAATTCCATGAGATTGGTTTTGCCCTTGGTTTCATCTCTTGTACCGTGTCATTGTTAGTGCCTTGCTGCATGTCTTATACTATAGGATCCCTTTGTATATGTCATCACAATTAACCTAGTGATAATTATGGTATCAAGTGACCAAATACTCATTTCAGATTGTTGTTGTCAGTTCCATTTTGCTTGATTGTTGTTGTCAGTTCCGTTTTGCTTTCTAATCTAGTCCTTTGTGAACACGCCCGCCGCCTAAAGCGACTCAATTTTCAGGGCTCGaacccgatatatatatatatatatatatatataaaaagatggAGGAGTACTTATCACCCTATCACAATCTTTGAATGGTAGTTGTTATCTCTTAGGTTTGATTTCTCTCGAACTAGATATCCAGGTCCCGGTGAATCTATACAAGCTTACGCTATTGGGATTAGCGTAGTGCTAAAGTCTGTGGCATTGATTGCGTGGAACATTAATAGAACAAAATTCAACTAAAAACATATAAGTTTACTCAATTTAGTTTAAGACTTTTCTTATTAAGATTTGACTTtagattatatattttattgagCATTACTAATCCAGAGTTACATTTGACATTAATAAACTACCATCTCAATTTATGATGGAATTAATACACTCATTTTAtgcaaaataaatataaaataagattaCGTGTATTAATAATCGGTGAATAAAAATATCTAATTGGATAACATTATTCAACGAATAGCAATTCATACGTTATTATCCGTCACATAGACAATCTATGCATATATTTCCCACTTAATCAGTTCGTGAATCAATCAATCCTTACGAGTCGTTATGGAAGTGAGTTATGCAGATATTAAATCCTGCATAAGTAATAACACGTTTCTTAGTCTGTTAGGAGGTATTAAgctatttatgtatatcattaATACAATATCTAGTTTGGAATTTAGAAATCCCCATAACTAATAGATGTATAAGTTAtgatataatttatgtattaatTTATGCATAATACAAGGTGGAATAAATAAACCCTGTATAACTAATATTTGTATAGAATAATATTCCCTCATAACTAATTCTTGTATTATTAATAGCTGCATTACTCTAACGagcaaccaaatgaccccttaaaTTGTTGCAagaattttttatgtatatctaaaTTTAGAAGGTTGAAAATTTTATACGTTGAGTATCCACGTATACCCATAGTACCCTTTCAGTCGCATCATTATCTCACTTATTACTATAAAAAATATCTGATCCCCACTCCtctcaatctctctctctcacatCATCCACATACTCCCTCTCGTGTTCCGCTAGGGTTTCAACACACAATGCAACCACCACCAATGGCTGCccaaccacaataccaacagcaATGGCAGCCCCAATATCAGGTTCCGCCGCCGCAGTCCGGTGGTTATTACTACCCGCAACAAGGCGGAGTACCACTACAGCAGTCTCAGTACACGGCGGCGGCGGCGGCTCAGCCCACAAGTGCAGATGAGGTCAGGACACTTTGGATTGGAGATCTACAGTTTTGGATGGATGAACAATACCTCTATAACTGCTTCGCTCAAACTGGAGAGGTATTAACTAACTTCCTCATATACTACATTGTTGCTCACTTTTCGTTATTAGGTTATATAGGTAcggtcagacctctctataacaacatcctTATATAACAACACTTCACTATGACAAACTGGAGAGGTACAGTCAAACCTttgttataacaacatttcactataacggccTGATTTTTCTccggaaccgattttttatgttatattttacttctctataacagcaatGACATTCATTATAGCGGTACTTTCTTTGTATATGCATTGTTGCTCACTTTTTATTATTAGACTATACAagtacagtcagacctctctataacagctacTTTTATATAACAACACTTCACTGTAACAAACTGGAGAGGTATAAATAAGTTTGTTAGATAGTACATTGTTATAATAACACTTCACTATGACTGTCACGTGGTCTGTGGAACCgatctttcatgttatgttatattacaCCGTATAACTGCTTCACACAAACTGGAGAGATATAAATAAGTTTGTTATATAGTGGCCTGGTGGCAATTGACTTgagccttggggtgctccctttcaaggtctcaagttcgaaacccGCTGGGTGCAAATAATTTCTGAGGGCCATCGGACTGGGGAAACCCTGAATTACCCGTGGTGCACTTGCGGGAAACTCCTTGCCGAGGGCCTGTGCACCCCCGGGATTAGTCggggctcaaagagactcggacacccggtgcttaatcaaaaaaaataaaaataagtttgttATATAGTAGATTGTTGCTCAATTTTTGTTATGAGGATATATAGGTACAAttagacctctctataacagcactTCACTATAACAACCATGTTTTCTGTGGAACCaatctttcatgttatgttatattatatgttctctataactGCTTCGCGCAAACTGGAGAGGTATAACTAAGTTCGTGATATACATTGTTGTACAATCACTATAACAGCCATGCCATGTTTTCTGTGGAACCgatatttcatgttatgttatattatactctctccgtttcaatttgtttgtgtGTTTTTGAGTTGACACAGAGTTGAAGAAAGTAAAGCatacttttgaatcttgtagtcttaaactaaagacggtagaatgtatcaaaatgccctttaatcttgtggttttaacaTTGCGTGTagaaagttggaattaaagagttgccaaaaaaggaaagtaagacaaacagattgaaatggagggagtaaattGTTGTCCTCTTTTTGTTATTAGTCTATATATGCAGCTATAATGAcaagtttatatgttttttaatGATTTTGTTAGACATTTAATGTTTGTCGAATCAGCAACTGTGCCTCAATGTGAA
This window harbors:
- the LOC132053465 gene encoding tobamovirus multiplication protein 1-like, whose amino-acid sequence is MTRIQLELSLQSKWWDEINESVEWQDGIFYSLCAAFALVSSVALIQLIRIQLRVPEFGWTTQKVFHLMNFVVNGVRAIVFGFHKQVFLFHPRVLTLVLLDLPGILFFSAYTLLVLFWAEIYHQARSLPTDKLRTFYISVNGAIYFIQACIWVYLWINDNSFVEFIGKIFIAAVSFVAALGFLLYGGRLFSMLRRFPIESKGRRKKLHEVGSVTAICFTCFLIRCFVVVLSAFDADASVDVLDHPVLNLIYYMLVEILPSALVLYILRKLPPKRVSAQYHPIR